From the genome of Cryptococcus neoformans var. neoformans B-3501A chromosome 1, whole genome shotgun sequence, one region includes:
- a CDS encoding hypothetical protein (Match to EST gb|CF186305.1|CF186305; Similar to gi|46101704|gb|EAK86937.1| hypothetical protein UM06053.1 [Ustilago maydis 521], FASTA scores: opt: 497, E(): 4.6e-25, (31.308% identity (60.047% similar) in 428 aa overlap (2-399:23-424))), whose protein sequence is MSDLPLPQFYAHSLVPLAPIFDDTLSLSSPEAQSTLSIALDKLYLIQRMLTSLGVFSENESVSEASNGQLLFMSIGWAIGSCEEKRNPGSMPERREALLKAEYAFQAFVELLSSYGILSSQEASEYSVGNRAGLPNDPAKRREAKINQYKKEKELREKINAVISRHKQVSASTPVSFLISLLPEPPAEASTAQSTQSGDVNEDDMAEESRETIINVLRLLYSLALSSMASMKMELDILSSAPPVDPSQGIPHTDLRQGGRGENDDTWRLDQLPTSLARSSDLISSKGKVLRPFTILPSDTGVAQREKLKAGVFKQSWRLPTMTIDEYLDIERQRGNVITGGGQASYDKPTDSELLELDSEMDGTLHAEQQAEHKREKDEKWAQYTDDNPKGYGNTTNKG, encoded by the exons ATGTCCGACCTCCCATTACCCCAATTCTACGCTCACTCCCTCGTCCCTCTTGCCCCCATCTTCGATGAcaccctttctctctcatccCCTGAAGCTCAGTCCACTTTATCCATCGCGCTCGATAAACTATATCTCATCCAACGCATGCTCACGTCCCTCGGCGTATTTTCTGAGAATGAGTCAGTATCCGAGGCCAGCAACGGGCAACTACTTTTTATGAGCATTGGATGGGCCATTGGCTCCTGTGAAGAGAAGCGAAATCCCGGCAGTATGCcagagaggagagaagctTTACTAAAAGCGGAA TACGCTTTCCAGGCATTTGTAGAGTTACTGTCCTCGTATGGTATCCTGTCATCGCAAGAAGCATCCGAGTACTCTGTGGGTAACAGAGCCGGTCTTCCTAACGATCCGGCCAAGAGACGCGAGGCAAAGATTAATCAGTacaagaaagagaaagaactTCGTGAGAAGATCAAT GCTGTCATATCACGCCACAAGCAAGTGTCTGCTTCAACTCCCGTCTCTTTCTTGATCTCTCTGTTGCCAGAACCTCCCGCTGAAGCATCGACGGCTCAATCAACACAGTCGGGGGATgtgaatgaagatgacatGGCAGAAGAATCTAGAGAAACCATCATCAACGTCCTGCGTCTTCTCTATTCCTTAGCACTGTCTTCTATGGCTTCCATGAAGATGGAACTTgatatcctctcttctgcaCCTCCTGTTGATCCATCCCAGGGTATACCCCACACAGACCTGCGTCAAGGCGGAAGAGGGGAGAACGACGATACTTGGCGCCTCGACCAGTTGCCGACATCTTTGGCTCGGTCGTCAGATCTCATATCCTCAAAAGGCAAAGTCTTACGACCTTTCACAATCCTGCCAAGCGATACTGGAGTAGCACAGAGAGAAAAGTTGAAGGCGGGAGTTTTCAAGCAGAGTTGGAGATTGCCAACGATGACTATAGACGAGTACCTCGATATCGAAAGACAAAGGGGTAATGTCATAACTGGTGGCGG TCAAGCATCTTATGATAAACCGACGGACTCTGAGCTGCTGGAATTGGACTCGGAAATGGATGGTACATTGCACGCTGAACAACAAGCTGAGCATAAGCgagagaaagatgaaaagtgGGCCCAATACACGGACGATAACCCAAAGGGATATGGAAATACAACGAACAAGGGGTAA
- a CDS encoding hypothetical protein (Match to ESTs gb|CF187699.1|CF187699, gb|CF194245.1|CF194245, gb|CF192991.1|CF192991; Similar to gi|19112230|ref|NP_595438.1| heat-shock protein [Schizosaccharomyces pombe], FASTA scores: opt: 2874, E(): 7.1e-175, (72.177% identity (89.525% similar) in 611 aa overlap (48-657:3-613))), with product MASFRGLPLCGAVNFIFSFSLLLPHPKKASNPKSHTANHLYTNMSAEDVFEGAIGIDLGTTYSCVGVWQNDRVEIIANDQGNRTTPSYVAFTEGERLIGDAAKNQSAMNPLNTIFDAKRLIGRRYDDADVKKDMKHWPFSVIDKDGSPYVEVDYLNEKKTFSPQEISAMVLTKMKEIAEAKIGKTVKKAVVTVPAYFNDSQRLATKDAGAIAGLEVLRIINEPTAAAIAYGLDEKTEEERNVLIFDLGGGTFDVSLLTIQGKVFSVKATAGDTHLGGEDFDNNLLEHFKAEFKRKTKLDISDDARALRRLRSACERAKRTLSSVTQTTVEVDSLYQGNDFSSNITRARFEEINAVAFKSTVDPVEKVLKDSKIPAAKVDDIVLVGGSTRIPKIQSLVSEYFGGRQLNKSINPDEAVAYGAAVQAAVLTGQTSDKTADLLLLDVAPLSLGVAMQGDVFGVVLPRNTPIPSNKSRVFTTVEDNQTTVMFPVYEGERTQCKDNRLLGEFELSGIPPMPRGQAELVCTFEVDANGLLKVSAQDRASGRKAQITIQNSVGRLSSEEIQAMIKDAEQFKNADKDFSARHEAKSDLEAYLHTCEQSISAPELSMKIKRGARAAVESEIAKALEKLEQEDATADELKKAQLGVKRAMQKAMASAR from the exons ATGGCAAGTTTTCGGGGGCTTCCCCTGTGCGGCGCCGtcaacttcatcttctctttctccttacttcttccacatcctAAAAAGGCTTCTAATCCTAAAAG CCACACAGCCAATCATTTATATACCAACATGTCCGCTGAAGACGTTTTCGAGGGTGCCATTGGTATCG ACCTTGGTACTACCTACTCTTGTGTCGGTGTCTGGCAAAACGACCGAGTCGAG ATCATCGCCAACG ACCAGGGTAACCGAACCACCCCTTCTTACGTCGCTTTCACTGAGGGCGAGCGTTTGATCGGTGATG CCGCCAAGAACCAGTCTGCCATGAACCCCCTCAACACCATCTTCGACGCCAAGCGATTGATCGGCCGACGATACGACGACGCTGACGTTAAGAAGGACATGAAG CACTGGCCCTTCTCTGTCATTGACAAGGACGGCTCTCCTTACGTTGAGGTTGACTACCTcaacgagaagaagactttCTCTCCCCAGGAGATCTCCGCCATGGTTCTTaccaagatgaaggagatcGCTGAGGCCAAGATTGGCAAGACCGTCAAGAAGGCCGTCGTTAC CGTCCCTGCCTACTTCAACGACTCTCAGCGTCTCGCCACTAAGGATGCCGGTGCCATTGCTGGTCTTGAGGTGCTCCGTATCATCAACGAGCCTACCGCTGCCGCTATTGCCTACGGTCTTGACGAGAAGACCGAGGAGGAGCGAAacgtcctcatcttcgaCTTGGGTGGTGGTACTTTCGACGTCTCCCTCCTTACCATTCAGGGCAAGGTCTTCTCTGTCAAGGCCACCGCTGGTGACACTCACCTTGGTGGTGAGGACTTCGACAACAACCTCCTTGAGCACTTCAAGGCTGAGttcaagaggaagaccaAGCTTGACATCTCTGACGACGCTCGTGCTTTGCGACGATTGAGGTCTGCTTGTGAACGTGCTAAGCGAACTCTCTCTTCCGTTACTCAGACCACCGTCGAGGTCGACTCTCTCTACCAGGGTAACGACTTCTCTTCCAACATCACCCGTGCCAGGTTCGAAGAGATCAACGCTGTCGCTTTCAAGTCCACTGTTGACCCCGTCGAGAAGGTCCTCAAGGACTCCAAGATCCCTGCCGCCAAGGTTGACGACATTGTCCTTGTTGGTGGTTCTACCCGTATCCCCAAGATCCAGTCTCTCGTCTCCGAGTACTTCGGTGGTCGTCAGCTCAACAAGTCCATCAACCCCGACGAGGCTGTTGCTTACGGTGCTGCCGTCCAGGCTGCCGTCCTCACCGGTCAGACTTCCGACAAGACCGCcgacctcctccttctcgatgtcgcccctctctcccttgGTGTTGCCATGCAGGGTGACGTCTTCGGTGTTGTTCTCCCCCGAAACACTCCCATCCCCTCCAACAAGTCTCGAGTCTTCACCACTGTCGAGGACAACCAGACTACCGTCATGTTCCCTGTCTACGAGGGTGAGCGAACCCAGTGCAAGGACAACCGACTCCTTGGAGAGTTCGAGCTTTCTGGTATTCCTCCTATGCCCCGAGGCCAGGCCGAGCTTGTTTGCACCTTTGAGGTTGACGCTAACGGTCTCCTCAAGGTCTCTGCTCAGGACCGTGCCTCTGGCCGAAAGGCTCAGATCACCATCCAGAACTCTGTTGGCCGACTTTCTTCCGAGGAGATCCAGGCTATGATCAAGGATGCTGAGCAATTCAAGAACGCCGACAAGGACTTCTCTGCTCGTCACGAGGCCAAGTCTGACCTTGAGGCCTACCTCCACACCT GCGAACAATCTATCTCTGCCCCTGAACTTTCTATGAAGATCAAGCGAGGAGCTCGTGCTGCCGTTGAGTCTGAGATTGCCAAGGCTCTCGAGAAGCTTGAGCAGGAGGATGCCACCGCCGACGAGCTCAAGAAGGCTCAGCTCGGTGTCAAGAGGGCTATGCAGAAGGCCATGGCTTCTGCCCGTTAA